In the genome of Nycticebus coucang isolate mNycCou1 chromosome X, mNycCou1.pri, whole genome shotgun sequence, the window taatcTATCACATCAaaaggctaaagaagaaaaaaatgatatgattCAATTAATAACAGTAggaaaggcatttgacaaaatctaacacTCATTCATGATTTttgaaactctcaaaaaataaaataaaaactcaaaaaaaaactGGAGATAAAGGTGTTGCTGCTGAATGTGTTTGCCCCACCCCGAAGTCACATGTTGAAGTCTCAAACCCAAAAGAGATGGTATTTGGAAGAGGGATGTTTTAGAGGTAAGTAGGTTTAGATTACATCACAAGGATGAACCTTCATAATGAGATGGGTGTATTTACAAAAAGAGACACCAGAAagcttaatatctttttttttttcctctctctcttccctctccctttctctctaccTTCAAATGAATACATTGAGGAAAGGCCATGTGTGCAAACTTATCTACAAGCCAGGAAATAGAACCTCACCAGGAACTAAAATATGCTGGTACCTTGACCTTAGACTTAAaagcctacagaactgtgagaaattaatgtctattgtttaagctacccagtctacCGTGTTTTGTTATACCAACCTAAACTAAGACAGAGGGAACTCTTTAAACCTATAAAgaatatctacaaaaataaaacaaccctgCAGCTAATAACATAAGGGTgagaaacaagattttttttttttctgggacagagtctcactctgtgcccttgggtagagtgctgtggcatcatagctctcttgggctcaagtgatcctcttgcctcagccttgcaaatagctgggactacaggcatctgcttcaacacccagctaacttttctattttttagtacagatgggtcttggtcttgctcaggttcgtctcaaactcctaagctcaagaaatccacccacctcgcccTCAAAGAGCTagcattacaagtgtgagccactgtgccaggccaacATGCTTTCTTGTGAAGATTAGGAACAAGGGAAGGATGTTCCTtctcaccattactattcaacatcgTACTGGAAGCCCTAGCTAATGCAATAACACAAGTAAATCAAGTGAAAGGTATACAGAcatggaagaaataaataactgtttttgtttacaaataatattgtctatatagaaaattcttcaaaatttctcttttatgttcACTGAAAACTGCTTGTATCATACATAGGCAATAAAAAAGCGTGCCCCCCAAAGAATGTTTAATCTCTCAGTGTGAAACagaaactaaatattttagaaattatgtaGAAAACAGCAAGAGCCTCTGAACAGCCTCCTTTTCAAGCAGCCTAAACACCTTCACTAGGAGAACCACATTCTAGGACTTGGCAATTCAACATGAAGTTCAACATGCTGAAAGGTTTTGATGGGTTTATGCCTAAAGCTTAGCTGTACTCTATAGTCAAATTACACTTCCTCAGGAAGTCGTCTTTTTAGAAAATGGTGTGTGCATTTTCTGGTGACAAGACTTGGGCTAACTCCTTATACaatgggaagagaaaaaaaaagtactctaCAACAACCAGAAAGGACTAGAGCAAAATATTGTGATGCAATAAAAGTTAGTTGTATGGGAGAAGTGGCAAAACATTCCTGAACGGAGTAACGTAAAAGATAGCACAATGAAactcggcgcctgttgctcaagcggctaaggcgccagccacatacacttgagctggtgggtttgaatccagcccaggcctgccaaacaacaatgatggctgctaccaaaaaatagctgggcattgtggcgggcacctgtagtcccagctacttgggaggcaaaggcaggagaatcacttgagcccaggagttggaggttgctgtgagctgtgatgccatgacactctacccagggcgacagcttgaggctctgtctcaaaaaaaaaaaaaaaagatagcacaaTGAAATCATGAGCACTCTGCAACTACAAATAACTGACAGGAGGAGATAAAAAGGCatggaaacaataataaaaggaGGTCCTGGTGCCTGACACTTGGCTGTTGGGCAGCAGAGAGATAGGACTGTGTGATCCTGACAGGGAAAGGCCCTCATTTGTAAGCAACTGGTGACAGCACAATGCCAGCTAGAATGAGAAACAGCAGCCTGGCAGAATGAATGGCTCCTGGTGTGGACCAATGATTAGTTCCCTAGGGTTAGAGGTCAGGTCTAGGCAGTGGTGAGGCCTTTGTGGGAGCTCCCACCCAGTTCACTTAAGAGCAGGTATACCTTCCTCCCCTGCTTGGCTCCACGAAGCAGTGACACAAAAGCAAGGGAGGGCCACCCTAGAGCTCCAGGGCAACCTGGCCCAACAACCCCCTTCCCCTCTGAGCCTGCAGTCCAGACACCCTTCTCCTATTAGCGtccaggaagggaggaggggcacAGCCAGTCAGAGTGTGGAGTGCAGACAAACCAAGGAGCAACTTGGTATCCATCCGCTGTTCCTACAGCACTGCAGTTTCCAACCTCCAGATCCTGCCCTTCGCCCCCCGCTGCCCGCCGGTCCCCGAATTGTAGCAGCACCAGaaatgtggtggtggtggtcgcCACGTTAGGGTCCGCGGGGTCCTACTGAGGCAGCCTGGTGCTAGCCCGCCTCTCAGGCTGGGGCTCCTGGTGGCCCCGCCCATCTCTGGTCGGAACTACGGTGGGCCCGGGAGGGGGCGTCGAGCACATTCGCGCCGTATCCCTCCGCCCCCCTTCCCGACACCCTCGAGGCGAGCGGTTCTTGCCGCATCCTGCGTAGCCCGTGCCCAGTTTGCTGCAGCGGCGTGGGGGGCGGGCCGCCTCTTTGCAATTCTGATCACACGGAAGGCGGTGGGAATCCGAGCGAGTGAGCagccagagcagagcagaggagaggagaggagaggagggggaggccgACAACCTGGACCCTGAGCCTGAGAAAGCAAGTGAGGATGTGTTATGGGGTGCGTGGGTGGTCCCCCTCTGTTGACAAGCTGGCAGCCTGTCCGCCAGACCCAGGCAGCCCAGCAAGGAGGAGGCGACCGGGTCGGAGCCCGTCCCCGAGAAAGGTGCGCGGTGCCCGGCACCCGAGACCCCTGGAGACGAGGGGGAGGCGGCCAGCGCGGGCCGGGCCAGGCCGGGCCGAGGGCGGAGGGGGTGGCCAGAGCGGCACCGTCAGGTAGTCTGGAGGCCAACCGCGCTGACCGCGTCCGAGCCAGCTCTCCAGGCGCCCGTGCCCCGCCCTCGCCGGTGTCTGCGCCCAAAGAGGACTGTGGGGGGAAGGCTGCTGCGGGAGAAATGGCGGAGCGGGAGGCGGGCTGGGAGGCACCTGGGGAGGCCGCTGGGGACAGGGGCCGTGTAGAGCCCTTTGCCCAGCCCGCGAGCGGTGGGTGGCGTTTGCTACTCCGGGGTCTGATTCCAGTAAGGCACCCATTGGGCTCCGTGTTTGGGGTGCTGTCCCTTCCCTCAGGCTCCAAGTTGATGTCAAAGTCTCTTGTCTGCGCCGTAGGTCTGGCATATTCTGACAGGCTACAGTGAGCATCTGTAGAAGAGAGCCTTGAGAAAAAGGAGGAGTTGGAAAATGGCCTGGATTTCTGGAGGTGTGTGGGGCTGGGGGGCAGGCACCAGGCACTGACTGGAGACCCGAATCGGGGTAGGAGGACTTCGACCAGAGCATGTCCGGCATCCAGAAACACTTCCTAATCTTGCCCTCTCTAACAGCCTTCCAGGCACTTCCCCCACCTTCCTTCCCAACCCTGGCCAGGTGGGGGCAAAAAAAGATGGACTATGGAGGTGGGGGTGATGAGAGTCATATTTGCAAATAACCACTTCACAACCTGCTTTCTAGAATATGCGACACCCTTCCCTCATTTTATGCTGCGCAGAGCAAAGGGGATATAGTGCACCTAGTGGTGAATCCTTAGAATTGGAGAAGAGAGTAATGGGAAGACTATGACGTCAAGAGAAGGAATTGTTATCTCTGGCACCCTCAATGACACGAGAATATTCCACCAGCAGGACCCTGAATGTTGAAAGACAGATAATATGGGGGCTTCTATCCTTGGTGTTAGTCTGTCCCAACTGCTTAAGTGCTCAACTACTGCTCTTATTTCCTAACTGTCTTACCCTTTCGTGTGTTTGTCATCCATAGGCCTGCTATAAGGCTGGTCAGTTctgcaagaaaggaaaagaagaggagacTGGCTCAAACCTCTGGAGTTTGGTGAGAAAGGGGGCAATGCAGGGGACTGCTATAGAGGAAGAGCGTGGCAGGCAGCTCTAATCCAAGTGGGTGCAGGACTGCTTCTACTTTCTCCTAGATTTGCACATTGCCACAGCATCCCTCATCCATTTCTTGCAGGAAAATTAGGAATATTGAGGTAGGCGTAGATTGGGCTATGATGGGAGGGGAAGAGCTGAGAACAGGAACCATTGAACAGATTAGAGCCTTGAATGGAAGATATATATTTGTCTCAGAGCCAACATGTGTGCCTCTCTTcacaacagtgagactctgttttttccTATATGTTTACTTGTCTGTAGGACCCCTTGCTGTTGATTGTGTGGCTTGACACCACTTGAACAAGGAAAGGAGGGGGAAATTTCACCACATCAGTGAAGGTTGGTATGAGAGTGGGTACACTTTGGGTGGGGTATTGAAGACCAGTACTGGTCTAGGACTGACTTTGGGTGGGGTATTGAAGACCAGTACTGGTCTAGGACTGATCAGGGTCCAGTCTGGGGACTCCTCAGCCCCTCCCATATCCAGCACACTTTCCTACATCCCTGTACCTGTTTTGTAGCAGGCAGCAGGGCCTGAGAGACTTTTTCATAACCCAGCTGTTGCACTCCGCATCTACACCAGTCTCTGCACAGGTGACACAACTAGAAGAGACTCAAAGCCCcatttcattctctcttcctAGATCCACCTCTAGTGGCAGCTTTGTTGGTGCTGGGGTTGCTGCTGACTACCACCCTCAACAAGTTCTATACCCACCCAGGAACCATTCATCTTCCCCCACCTTGCTTGTGCCTCTTGTGCATTTTGTGTCACTCACTGAGTCTGTGTGTGGAAAGGAGGCTGATTGACTTTTGGAGTGGCGACTGACTCTAACTCTTGTTGCCAAACTCATACCTTAAATTACCAGAAGATCGGCGTGTAAAGAAACAAACCTGTGACACATCTGTGATCAAGGTTGAGACTGAGGGAGGGCTATTTAACTGGGTTATCTCTGTAACTTATATCATGACTGGTGCGGAGATTGAGCCTAGTTCCCAGACTAAACCTGAAAAGAAGGCTGGGGAAGAGGTTGCAGTTGGGgctgagagagagaatgaagttCCTCTTGTGGTCAGGCCCAAGGTTAGAACCCAGGCCCAGGGAACTATTGGAGCAAGGCCCAAAACTGAGACCAAGTCTGTGCCTGGTGCAAGGCCcaaaactgaggcccaggcaaTGTCTGGGGCAAGACCCAAGACTGAGGCTCAGGCAATGACTGGGACCAGGCTCAAAACTGAGACCCAGGGCATGGCTGGGACAAGGCCCAAAACTGATGGCAGGGCAGTACGTGGAGCGCGTCCTAAGGCTGAGACTAAGGCAATTCCTGGGACAAGGCCCAAGAATGAAGTACATGCATGGGCCCAGACTGACTTTGCAGCTGAAGCAATGTCACAGGCAGAGGGAGTACCTCAGACTAATGCTGTTGCCTGGCCACTGGTCAGTACTGAGTCTGGGTCAGTTTCTAAATCTAAGGGCCTATCTATAGATAGAGAACTAGCTAACATGGATTCTGAAACCTTTCCTGGCTCTCAGGATCAGAAAGGAATCCAATCCTCGTTTGGACCAGGGGATGAGACTAACATGGGGTCTTGGTGCTATCCTAGGCCCAGGGCCAAAGAGGAGGCCTCTAATGAATCTGGATTTTGGTCAGCAGATGAGACTTCTACTGTGTCTTTCTGGACTGGGGAAGAGACCAGTATCAGATCATGGCCCAGGGAAGAGGCCAATACCAGATCCAGGCACAGGGCTAAACATCAGACTAACTCCAGGTCCAGGCCCAGATCCAAGCAAGAACCTTGCATTGATTCCTGGTCTGGATCTGAGGATGAGGCTGGCAACCCATTCTGCTTTTGGGCTGGAGAAAATACCAATAACTTGTTTAGGCCCAGCGTGAGGGAAGAGGCAAATTTTAGGCCCAAGCTCCAGACAAAGGGAGAGGACTGTTTTGAATCTGAGTCTGAAGATGAGTTCTATAAGGAGTCCTGGTTTATGCCTGGAGAAGAGGCCAATAGTAGATTCAGGCACAGAGACAAGGAAGAGCCTAATACTATCCTGAAACCCAGGGCCCAGAAGGATGTTTGTAATGGTGATAGGGTCAAACAAGAGCCCAGGTTTGAGGAGGAGGTCCTTATTGGGTCCTGGTTCTGGGCAGAAAAAGTGTCCAATTTGGAAGCTGGAGCTTCAGCAATCTGCGAATCTGAGTCAGGGACTGAGGAGGGGGCCATTGGTGGATCCTTGTTCTGGGCTGAGGAAAAGTCCAGCTTGGGGGCTGTGGCTAGGGAAGAGGCCAAGCCAGAGTCTGAAGAAGAGGCCATATTTGGGTCCTGGTTCTGGGACAGAGATGAGGCTTGCTTTGACCTAAATCCTAATCCTGTTTACAAGGCCAGTAACCGGTTCAGAGATTCAGCTGAGGAGGAGCTTAATGCATCCTCCAGGCCCCAAACCTGGGACGAGGTTACTGTTGAATTCAAACCTGGTCCTTGTCATGGGGTTGGCTTCCCTTCCACCAACCCATTTAGAATTCCTGAAGAGGCTTATGAAATGTTTGAGGCAAAGTCCAAACAGACGGAACTTGGCCCTGAAGGGGAAGAGCAGGAATATGCTCAGCCTGACACTGAGTTCCCATTTCAGTATGACCCTTCCTACCGGTCAGTCCAGGAAATTCGAGAGCATCTTAGGGCTAAGGAGAGTGCAGAGGCCGAGAACTGGTCCTGCAACTGCATACAGTGTGAGCTTAAAATTGGTTCTGTAGAGTTCGAAGAACTCCTTTTGTTAATGGATAAAATCCGTGATCCTTTTATTcatgaaatatctaaaattgCAATGGGTATGAGAAGTGCTTCTCAATTTACCCGAGATTTCATTCGAGATTCTGGAGTTGTCTCACTTATTGAAACCTTGCTCAATTATCCGTCCTCCCGAGTTAGGACAAGTTT includes:
- the GPRASP2 gene encoding G-protein coupled receptor-associated sorting protein 2 → MTGAEIEPSSQTKPEKKAGEEVAVGAERENEVPLVVRPKVRTQAQGTIGARPKTETKSVPGARPKTEAQAMSGARPKTEAQAMTGTRLKTETQGMAGTRPKTDGRAVRGARPKAETKAIPGTRPKNEVHAWAQTDFAAEAMSQAEGVPQTNAVAWPLVSTESGSVSKSKGLSIDRELANMDSETFPGSQDQKGIQSSFGPGDETNMGSWCYPRPRAKEEASNESGFWSADETSTVSFWTGEETSIRSWPREEANTRSRHRAKHQTNSRSRPRSKQEPCIDSWSGSEDEAGNPFCFWAGENTNNLFRPSVREEANFRPKLQTKGEDCFESESEDEFYKESWFMPGEEANSRFRHRDKEEPNTILKPRAQKDVCNGDRVKQEPRFEEEVLIGSWFWAEKVSNLEAGASAICESESGTEEGAIGGSLFWAEEKSSLGAVAREEAKPESEEEAIFGSWFWDRDEACFDLNPNPVYKASNRFRDSAEEELNASSRPQTWDEVTVEFKPGPCHGVGFPSTNPFRIPEEAYEMFEAKSKQTELGPEGEEQEYAQPDTEFPFQYDPSYRSVQEIREHLRAKESAEAENWSCNCIQCELKIGSVEFEELLLLMDKIRDPFIHEISKIAMGMRSASQFTRDFIRDSGVVSLIETLLNYPSSRVRTSFLENMVHMAPPYPNLNMIETFICQVCEETLAHGVNSLEQLTGIRMLRHLTVTTDYHTLIANYMSGFLSLLTTANAGTKFHILKMLLNLSENPAVAKKLFSAKALSIFVGLFNIEETNENIQIVIKMFHNISNIIKKGRMSLIDDDFNLEPLISAFREFEELAKQLQAQIDNQNDPEVGQQS